CCGTCCTCGGGCACCACGTTCTCGCCGAACTCCTGCTGCGGGATCACCTCGCCGCCCAGGTAGTCCTCCGTGGGCTCCCCGACGGTGAAGTCCTGCTCGGTGCCGAAGTGGGACGCCGACAGGCCGATCCAGTCGACGGCGTCGTCGCCCGGGTAGTACGGCCGGTACGCGTCGTCGTCCACGTCGACGCGGCCGTTGCCGTCGGTGTCGAGCTCGGCGATGGAGCGGGTGCCGGAGGCGTCCGTGAGGCCGTCGGCGGATCCGAACGGGTAGCCGACCGCGTAGGCGGGCGACCACACGGTGACGGCGCCCGCGTCGGAGGCGTGTACGGCGTCCGCGACCTGGCGGAAGGCGGTGACGTACGCGGTCGGCTGCTGGCCCCACGGGGTCCACGAGCCGTTCATCTCGGGCGCGAACCGCACGAGCGCGCGGGAGTCGTAGCGCTCGCGGAGCGCCTCGAGCCGACCGGTGAGCGCGGTCGCGTCCGCCGCCGTCAGCTCGCCGAGCGGCTTCGTCGGCTCGAGGGTGAGGAGGAGGAGCGATCCCTGCTGCGCGGCCTGCTGCGCGAACTGGTCGAGGTAGGTGACGTCGTCGGATCCGAGCGGGTAGCGCACCGACTGGCCGAGCACCGCGGGGGTCGCCCCGAGGCGGTCGGCGTAGCTCTGCGCGTCGTCGGCGGTCCAGTCGATGATGCCGCCGAACCAGGGCACGGCGGGTGCGCGGGTGAGGTCGACCTCGTCGGCGGGTGCTGCGGGCGCTGCGGCCTGCGGCGCTGCCGCCTTCGGCGAGGAGGGCACGGCGAGCGCCGCGGTCGCCGGGACGACCGCGAGCGCGAGCGCCACCGCAGCGGCAGCCCAGCCGCCGATCCGTCTCCGCGTGCGCCCGCCCCCGCGTGCACGCATCCCCCGGCTGCGCATCAGCCGCGCAGCCTGACCAGCCGCCAGCGGTTGCTCCCGTCGGTGCGCTCGTAGGTGAGGTCGTCGAGGACCGCCTGCGCGAGCGCCAGCCCGCGCCCGCTCTCGCTGAGGTCGTCGGGCATGGAGACGCGCGTGAGGTCGACGACGGCGGGCTGGCCGTCGTCCTCGAACAGCGCCACGATGCGGTCGTGCTGGCAGATCACGGTCATGGTGAACGTCACGGGGTAGCCCGCGCGCTCCCCCACCGCGACGCCGTGCTCGACCACGTTGCCGGCGATCTCCACCACGGCCGTCTCGAACAGCATCCGCTCGTCGTCGCCCACGTCGCACGCCTGGTCCCACACGGCTGCGATCACGGCGTGCACGGCGGCGAGGCTCTCGTCCACGGCGGGGAGCGTGACGTTGGCCCGCACCGGAGGCGCGTGGTGCGTCATCCCCTCATCGGTCACGGAACACGCCCTCGGGCGACTCGTGCACCGTGAGCACGCGGTTGAGGTTCGTGAGCTCGAGCACCGCCTTCACCTGCGCGTTCGGGCGGGCGAGCCGGAGGTCGCCGCCCGCCTGACGGGCGCGCTTGAGGCCGGAGACGAGGGCGCCGAGGCCCGAGCTGTCCATGAAGTCGGTGCTGCCGAGGTCCACCACGACGAACGGCCGGCCGCCGTCGATGACCTCCGTGACGATGGTCGTGAGCTGCCGGGCGGAGACCATGTTGAGGCGGCCGGTCGGCGTGACGACGCTCACGTGCGTCCCCTGCTCGTTGACTGCGATGTCGATCATGCGTCCTCCTTGGCCGGCGTGAAGCCCCGATAGCGGGCCGCACGGATGATGATGCTGAAGATCGCCAGGTCGAAGACGACCCAGGCGAGGTTGGTGAACGTGCCGAGCGGCGTCGCCTGCCCGACCCCGAGGCGCAGCAGGCCGATCGCCGACGCGACGATGAGCGCGCCCATCACGTAGAGCTGGGGCTTCACGAGGTCCCACCGCGGCTTCCCGCTCGCGGCGCGGACCTTCGGGGTGACCGCGAAGTCGAGGGGCTTGCGGAAGAACACGTTGGCGACGGCGGTGGTGACCGACGAGATCCACACCGGGAAGAGCGCGAGGGAGTACTGCTGGCCGCGCCAGGTGCGCTTGCCCCGGCCGACGACCGCGAACAGGAGCTGGTTCACGAGGAGGAACGGGATCAGCCGGATGAAGAAGTCCGTCGAGATCGCCTGCACGGGGAGCACGCCGAACGTCAGGTAGATGATGGGCGCCGCCACGTAGACGACGGCCGTGAAGCCGGAGAAGTAGCTCCACATCGTGGCGAAGTACATGAGGCGCTGCGGGATCGAGAGCGCCTTCTGCAGCAGCGGGTTCTCGCGGAAGAACACCTGGATGGTGCCCTGCGCCCAGCGGAGGCGCTGGGTGAGCATGGTCGGCAGGTCCTCCGGCGCGAGACCGTAGGCGAGGACCTCGTCGTGGTACGCCGACTTCCAGCCGAGCCCGTGCAGGCGCATGCAGGTGGCCATGTCCTCGGTGACCGAGATGGTGGCCAGCGGCATGATCGACTGCGCGTCGTCGTCGCGGTGCACGTCGATGTCGCGGACGATCGCGCGCACGGCGTCGAGCGCCCCGAGCGGCGACCAGTTGCGCTCGGACAGGCGGGCCATGGCCGTGTCGTCGACGAGCGACACCGCGTCGCGCGCGGCGGAGTGCCGTCCGGCCAGCGCGGCGATCTCGGCGAGGTCGGCGTTCAGCGCCGCCATGTCGTCCTGCACCATGCGCGCGGCGATGGAGTCGACGCGCTTCTGGAAGCGGTAGGTCACGTCCGCCAGGCGCTGGCCGCGGCGGAGCCCGGCGCGGGCCCGGCGCACGTCGTAGGCGACGTCGTCGAGCGCCTTGCGCAGCTCCAGCTGGTCGGGCTCGAGCTCCTCGCGGGCCTTGTCGATCACGTCGCCCGCCGTGCGGAGCGCCC
This window of the Clavibacter sepedonicus genome carries:
- a CDS encoding ATP-binding protein, which encodes MTDEGMTHHAPPVRANVTLPAVDESLAAVHAVIAAVWDQACDVGDDERMLFETAVVEIAGNVVEHGVAVGERAGYPVTFTMTVICQHDRIVALFEDDGQPAVVDLTRVSMPDDLSESGRGLALAQAVLDDLTYERTDGSNRWRLVRLRG
- a CDS encoding STAS domain-containing protein, producing MIDIAVNEQGTHVSVVTPTGRLNMVSARQLTTIVTEVIDGGRPFVVVDLGSTDFMDSSGLGALVSGLKRARQAGGDLRLARPNAQVKAVLELTNLNRVLTVHESPEGVFRDR
- a CDS encoding glycosyltransferase family 2 protein, which codes for MSRNAHRAPTTGRSPLRFAFIRLLAVVTAILGLNYIIWRLLFSVNTEALWIAIPLVLAETYSLIDSLLFGLTMWRARDRPKPPAPQPGLTVDVFIATYNEPLDLVMETARAAQRITYPHKTWVLDDGNRTELRDLAEAERIGWITRSADWSGRARHAKAGNLNNALLTTEGEFMLILDADQVPVPEILDKTLGYFDDRRMAIVQTPQVFVNVPDSDPLGSQAPLFYGPIQQGKDGWNAAFFCGSNAILRREALMLLGVSRYVTDIEITVFRALRTAGDVIDKAREELEPDQLELRKALDDVAYDVRRARAGLRRGQRLADVTYRFQKRVDSIAARMVQDDMAALNADLAEIAALAGRHSAARDAVSLVDDTAMARLSERNWSPLGALDAVRAIVRDIDVHRDDDAQSIMPLATISVTEDMATCMRLHGLGWKSAYHDEVLAYGLAPEDLPTMLTQRLRWAQGTIQVFFRENPLLQKALSIPQRLMYFATMWSYFSGFTAVVYVAAPIIYLTFGVLPVQAISTDFFIRLIPFLLVNQLLFAVVGRGKRTWRGQQYSLALFPVWISSVTTAVANVFFRKPLDFAVTPKVRAASGKPRWDLVKPQLYVMGALIVASAIGLLRLGVGQATPLGTFTNLAWVVFDLAIFSIIIRAARYRGFTPAKEDA